One genomic window of Osmia bicornis bicornis chromosome 3, iOsmBic2.1, whole genome shotgun sequence includes the following:
- the LOC114878393 gene encoding TBC1 domain family member 15 isoform X2, with translation MFEPTEQGKDLCIHTGVVLRGANTREDEVHSLGTLNIVEYSFGKCIEWKPIEDSVVSENQDQDPEWSLVDTHTRRTRTSSEGPDSLGRTRIVRILFSELSSFRVNHGGQQLIFMQKDGTTYVAFFQLSNAESFVNSLKGFIKFVKSRANRNLYIIVDEVQSVLSKSFAELDLFQENTSDYVWKFVKNLHNRPYETTLEAFSKLADIWLYKEPAKRPVEEAVADLLNSSLTIDVPHPPVSVGSGEEYEVIGLGVVLPPRPPCPRGTPLSQEQWNKYKDPEGRILNPQEVKEVIFRGGVAPSLRFEVWKFLLNYYPWESTQIERLELKKKKTDEYFMMKLQWRSMTATQENNFSDYRDRKSLIEKDVNRTDRTHPYYVGDNNPHLAQLYDILMTYVMYNFDLGYVQGMSDLLSPILCLMESEVDAFWCFVGFMDKVSTNFEMDQAGMKAQLCQLYNLLSTTDPQLAHYLNRHESGNMFFCFRWLLVLFKREFNAVDIMKLWETLWTDLPCKNFHLLLCAAILDTERNILMENRYGFTEILKHINDLSLHIELPWTLSKAEGIYHQLMAVADQLPDNVRVIIGLEPLNKTLVANEAENDEASGQDTEEAGEVKTNSRRNSTESGNVKFGNNEVSFERGLNLSYM, from the exons ATGTTTGAACCTACGGAACAGGGAAAG GATCTGTGCATTCACACTGGAGTGGTATTGCGAGGTGCAAATACAAGGGAAGATGAAGTTCACAGTCTAGGCACATTAAACATTGTTGAATAT AGTTTTGGCAAGTGTATAGAATGGAAACCTATTGAAGATTCTGTAGTATCAGAAAATCAAGACCAAGATCCTGAATGGTCTTTAGTAGATACACATACCAGGCGTACTCGTACTTCCTCAGAAGGGCCAGATTCCCTTGGTCGTACAAGAATTGTTAGAATTTTATTCTCAGAATTAAGCTCATTTCGTGTAAATCATGGAGGGCAGCAGCTTATATTTATGCAAAAGGATGGTACCACCTATGTTGCCTTTTTTCAGTTGTCTAATGCTGAAAGTTTTGTAAATTCTTTGAAGggttttattaaatttgtaaagtCTCGTGCAAACAGaaatttgtatattatagTAGATGAAGTTCAATCTGTATTAAGTAAATCGTTCGCTGAATTAGAtttatttcaagaaaataCTTCAGATTATGTttggaaatttgtaaaaaatttgcataacCGTCCGTATGAAACAACATTAGAAGCATTTAGTAAACTGGCAGATATTTGGT TATACAAAGAACCAGCTAAACGTCCGGTTGAAGAAGCAGTTGCAGATTTATTAAATAGTTCACTTACGATCGATGTTCCTCATCCTCCGGTATCGGTCGGTTCTGGAGAGGAATATGAAGTAATAGGATTGGGTGTAGTATTACCACCACGACCGCCTTGTCCAAGAG GTACCCCGCTATCACAAGAACAGTGGAACAAATATAAGGATCCAGAGGGAAGAATTTTAAATCCTCAAGAAGTAAAAGAAGTTATATTTCGTGGG GGTGTCGCCCCATCGTTACGTTTTGAGGTATggaaatttttactaaattaTTATCCATGGGAGTCTACACAAATTGAAAGATTAgaacttaaaaaaaagaagactgACGAATATTTCATGATGAAGCTACAATGGAGATCTATGACTGCTACGCAAGAGAATAATTTCTCCGATTACCGAGATCGAAAAAGTTTAATTG AGAAAGATGTGAACAGAACGGATAGAACACACCCGTATTATGTGGGTGATAATAATCCACATTTAGCACAATTGTATGATATCCTCATGACATACGTAATGTACAATTTCGATTTGGGATACGTTCAAGGTATGAGCGATCTTCTTAGTCCTATATTATGTTTAATGGAAAGCGAAGTTGATGCATTTTGGTGTTTTGTTGGGTTTATGGATAAAGTG AGTACCAATTTCGAAATGGATCAAGCCGGAATGAAAGCCCAATTATGCCAATTGTACAATCTCTTGAGTACTACGGATCCACAGTTAGCACATTATTTAAATAGACACGAATCTGGAAATATGTTCTTTTGCTTCCGTTGGCTTTTAGTATTGTTTAAAAGAGAATTCAACGCAGTcgatataatgaaattgtgGGAAACATTATGGACGGACTTGCCGTGTAAAAATTTCCATCTGCTTTTATGCGCAGCCATTTTAGATACAGAAAGAAATATTCTCATGGAAAACCGTTATGGATTTACAGAGATATTGAAG CACATAAATGATCTTTCCCTCCATATTGAGTTACCTTGGACATTATCCAAAGCAGAGGGTATTTATCATCAGTTGATGGCTGTAGCGGACCAGTTACCCGATAACGTTCGTGTAATAATTGGACTAGAACCGTTAAATAAAACGTTGGTAGCTAATGAAGCAGAAAATGATGAAGCTTCCGGACAAGACACTGAAGAAGCTGGTGAAGTGAAGACTAATTCAAGAAGAAATAGTACGGAAAGTGGTAATGTTAAATTTGGGAATAACGAAGTGTCGTTTGAACGGGGGTTAAATTTATCGTACATGTGA
- the LOC114878393 gene encoding TBC1 domain family member 15 isoform X1, with amino-acid sequence MYFNKLIVPEMSNKIDLCIHTGVVLRGANTREDEVHSLGTLNIVEYSFGKCIEWKPIEDSVVSENQDQDPEWSLVDTHTRRTRTSSEGPDSLGRTRIVRILFSELSSFRVNHGGQQLIFMQKDGTTYVAFFQLSNAESFVNSLKGFIKFVKSRANRNLYIIVDEVQSVLSKSFAELDLFQENTSDYVWKFVKNLHNRPYETTLEAFSKLADIWLYKEPAKRPVEEAVADLLNSSLTIDVPHPPVSVGSGEEYEVIGLGVVLPPRPPCPRGTPLSQEQWNKYKDPEGRILNPQEVKEVIFRGGVAPSLRFEVWKFLLNYYPWESTQIERLELKKKKTDEYFMMKLQWRSMTATQENNFSDYRDRKSLIEKDVNRTDRTHPYYVGDNNPHLAQLYDILMTYVMYNFDLGYVQGMSDLLSPILCLMESEVDAFWCFVGFMDKVSTNFEMDQAGMKAQLCQLYNLLSTTDPQLAHYLNRHESGNMFFCFRWLLVLFKREFNAVDIMKLWETLWTDLPCKNFHLLLCAAILDTERNILMENRYGFTEILKHINDLSLHIELPWTLSKAEGIYHQLMAVADQLPDNVRVIIGLEPLNKTLVANEAENDEASGQDTEEAGEVKTNSRRNSTESGNVKFGNNEVSFERGLNLSYM; translated from the exons ATGTATTTCAATAAACTGATTGTACCTGAGATGTCTAATAAGATT GATCTGTGCATTCACACTGGAGTGGTATTGCGAGGTGCAAATACAAGGGAAGATGAAGTTCACAGTCTAGGCACATTAAACATTGTTGAATAT AGTTTTGGCAAGTGTATAGAATGGAAACCTATTGAAGATTCTGTAGTATCAGAAAATCAAGACCAAGATCCTGAATGGTCTTTAGTAGATACACATACCAGGCGTACTCGTACTTCCTCAGAAGGGCCAGATTCCCTTGGTCGTACAAGAATTGTTAGAATTTTATTCTCAGAATTAAGCTCATTTCGTGTAAATCATGGAGGGCAGCAGCTTATATTTATGCAAAAGGATGGTACCACCTATGTTGCCTTTTTTCAGTTGTCTAATGCTGAAAGTTTTGTAAATTCTTTGAAGggttttattaaatttgtaaagtCTCGTGCAAACAGaaatttgtatattatagTAGATGAAGTTCAATCTGTATTAAGTAAATCGTTCGCTGAATTAGAtttatttcaagaaaataCTTCAGATTATGTttggaaatttgtaaaaaatttgcataacCGTCCGTATGAAACAACATTAGAAGCATTTAGTAAACTGGCAGATATTTGGT TATACAAAGAACCAGCTAAACGTCCGGTTGAAGAAGCAGTTGCAGATTTATTAAATAGTTCACTTACGATCGATGTTCCTCATCCTCCGGTATCGGTCGGTTCTGGAGAGGAATATGAAGTAATAGGATTGGGTGTAGTATTACCACCACGACCGCCTTGTCCAAGAG GTACCCCGCTATCACAAGAACAGTGGAACAAATATAAGGATCCAGAGGGAAGAATTTTAAATCCTCAAGAAGTAAAAGAAGTTATATTTCGTGGG GGTGTCGCCCCATCGTTACGTTTTGAGGTATggaaatttttactaaattaTTATCCATGGGAGTCTACACAAATTGAAAGATTAgaacttaaaaaaaagaagactgACGAATATTTCATGATGAAGCTACAATGGAGATCTATGACTGCTACGCAAGAGAATAATTTCTCCGATTACCGAGATCGAAAAAGTTTAATTG AGAAAGATGTGAACAGAACGGATAGAACACACCCGTATTATGTGGGTGATAATAATCCACATTTAGCACAATTGTATGATATCCTCATGACATACGTAATGTACAATTTCGATTTGGGATACGTTCAAGGTATGAGCGATCTTCTTAGTCCTATATTATGTTTAATGGAAAGCGAAGTTGATGCATTTTGGTGTTTTGTTGGGTTTATGGATAAAGTG AGTACCAATTTCGAAATGGATCAAGCCGGAATGAAAGCCCAATTATGCCAATTGTACAATCTCTTGAGTACTACGGATCCACAGTTAGCACATTATTTAAATAGACACGAATCTGGAAATATGTTCTTTTGCTTCCGTTGGCTTTTAGTATTGTTTAAAAGAGAATTCAACGCAGTcgatataatgaaattgtgGGAAACATTATGGACGGACTTGCCGTGTAAAAATTTCCATCTGCTTTTATGCGCAGCCATTTTAGATACAGAAAGAAATATTCTCATGGAAAACCGTTATGGATTTACAGAGATATTGAAG CACATAAATGATCTTTCCCTCCATATTGAGTTACCTTGGACATTATCCAAAGCAGAGGGTATTTATCATCAGTTGATGGCTGTAGCGGACCAGTTACCCGATAACGTTCGTGTAATAATTGGACTAGAACCGTTAAATAAAACGTTGGTAGCTAATGAAGCAGAAAATGATGAAGCTTCCGGACAAGACACTGAAGAAGCTGGTGAAGTGAAGACTAATTCAAGAAGAAATAGTACGGAAAGTGGTAATGTTAAATTTGGGAATAACGAAGTGTCGTTTGAACGGGGGTTAAATTTATCGTACATGTGA